Proteins encoded within one genomic window of Hevea brasiliensis isolate MT/VB/25A 57/8 chromosome 8, ASM3005281v1, whole genome shotgun sequence:
- the LOC110661423 gene encoding transcription factor bHLH84, with protein sequence MEPIGVTLEGEWSSLSDVYTSKEADFLAQLLGNNDSSSSLGVLSSFWSNHKSEMNMAGVDEGSFHTNFYKFSQGSSSYSGGSSFLFPTSSQESYYLSDSHPVLVNNNSSMSMDFCMGDVTNTDSYLVEGDEYCSNQEISNGNVEESGGNQQPSAADLPDNSLQPKKEQEMLAPEPSTTEDKSNIQSEISKKRSPSAGDAQKNKRNVRPEKSQKLISSSNSDEESNAGLNGPASSSCCSEDDSNSSHTHNGGASSSLSSKGTSALNLNGKTRASRGAATDPQSLYARKRRERINERLRILQNLVPNGTKVDISTMLEEAVHYVKFLQLQIKRLSSDDLWMYAPIAYNGMDIGLDLKLSTSR encoded by the exons ATGGAGCCTATTGGAGTCACTTTGGAGGGAGAGTGGAGCTCTCTTAGTGATGTGTACACCAGCAAGGAGGCTGATTTCTTGGCACAATTGCTCGGTAATAATGATTCAAGTTCAAGCTTGGGAGTTCTATCTTCTTTCTGGTCTAACCATAAATCAGAAATGAACATGGCTGGAGTCGATGAAGGTTCATTTCATACTAATTTCTACAAATTTTCACAAGGGAGTAGTAGTTATAGTGGAGGCAGCAGTTTTCTTTTTCCCACCTCAAGTCAGGAGAGCTACTACTTGAGTGATTCTCATCCAGTTTTGGTTAACAATAACAGTTCCATGTCTATGGATTTTTGTATGGGAGATGTGACAAATACTGACTCGTATCTTGTTGAAGGCGACGAGTACTGCTCGAACCAGGAAATAAGCAATGGCAATGTGGAAGAATCTGGTGGAAACCAGCAGCCTTCAGCTGCTGATCTGCCTGATAACAGTTTGCAGCCCAAGAAGGAACAAGAGATGCTGGCGCCAGAACCATCGACGACAGAAGATAAAAGCAACATCCAATCTGAGATTTCTAAGAAAAGATCGCCGAGTGCAGGAGAT GCTCAAAAGAACAAGAGGAATGTAAGGCCTGAGAAGAGCCAGAAGTTAATCTCGAGCAGCAACAGTGATGAAGAGAGTAATGCAGGCCTTAATGGGCCAGCCTCAAGTAGCTGCTGCTCGGAGGATGACTCAAATTCATCCCATACGCACAATGGAGGAGCTAGTTCAAGTTTGAGCTCGAAAGGGACTTCAGCCCTCAACTTGAATGGCAAAACGAGAGCCAGTAGAGGGGCGGCGACTGATCCCCAGAGCCTCTATGCAAGG aaaagaagagaaagaatAAATGAGAGGCTGAGAATTCTACAGAACCTTGTGCCTAATGGAACAAAG GTTGATATTAGTACAATGCTAGAAGAAGCAGTTCATTATGTTAAGTTTTTGCAGCTTCAAATTAAG CGGCTAAGTTCTGATGATCTTTGGATGTATGCCCCCATTGCTTATAACGGTATGGACATTGGACTTGATCTGAAGCTCAGCACATCAAGATGA
- the LOC110661422 gene encoding vacuolar-sorting receptor 1: MELRRPGFSLFLGFLYVYLMVPNSLARFVVENNSLRVTSPEKIKGTHDSAIGNFGIPQYGGSMAGTVAYPKDNSKGCKEFDDFGISFKSKPGALPTFVLLDRGDCFFALKVWNAQKAGASAVLVADDIEEPLITMDSPEEDGSSAKYIENITIPSALIEKSFGETLKKAIASGEMVDVNLDWREAVPHPDDRVEYELWTNSNDECGVKCDMLMEFVKDFRGPAQILEKGGYTQFTPHYITWYCPQAFTLSRQCKSQCINHGRYCAPDPEQDFSTGYEGKDVVLENLRQLCVYRVANGSKRPWIWWDYVTDFQIRCPMKEKKYNKECADGVIRALGLDVKKVGNCMGDPNADSENSVLKEEQDAQIGKGSRGDVTILPTLVVNNRQYRGKLEKGAVLKAICAGFEETTEPGVCLSGDVETNDCLDNNGGCWQDKTANITACKDTFRGRVCECPLVDGVQFKGDGYSHCEVSGPGRCKINNGGCWHKSRNGHTFSACLDIDGGKCQCPAGFKGDGVRSCEDIDECKEKKACQCPECSCKNTWGSYDCTCSGDLLYMRDHDTCISKRGTEVRSAWAAFWVILIGLGMAAGGAYLVYKYRLRSYMDSEIRAIMAQYMPLDSRAEVPSHVNDNHA, translated from the exons ATGGAGCTCAGAAGACCAGGTTTTAGTCTCTTTCTAGGGTTTTTGTATGTGTATTTGATGGTTCCTAATTCTCTAGCGAGATTTGTGGTGGAGAACAACAGCTTGAGGGTGACATCGCCGGAAAAAATAAAGGGGACGCATGATAGTGCAATAGGGAATTTTGGGATACCACAATACGGGGGTAGTATGGCAGGGACTGTGGCTTACCCTAAAGATAACAGTAAGGGCTGTAAGGAGTTTGATGATTTTGGGATTTCTTTCAAGTCTAAGCCTGGAGCTTTACCGACTTTTGTTTTGCTCGATCGTGGAG ACTGCTTCTTTGCTTTGAAAGTTTGGAATGCCCAAAAGGCAGGGGCTTCTGCAGTACTTGTTGCAGATGACATTGAGGAGCCATTGATAACGATGGATTCACCTGAAGAGGATGGTTCATCTGCAAAATATATTGAGAACATAACAATACCATCTGCACTTATTGAGAAAAGCTTTGGTGAAACATTAAAGAAAGCAATAGCCAGTGGGGAGATGGTAGATGTGAATCTTGATTGGAGAGAAGCTGTTCCACATCCTGATGATCGTGTAGAGTACGAGTTGTGGACCAACAGCAATGATGAATGTGGGGTAAAATGTGATATGCTGATGGAATTCGTAAAGGATTTTAGGGGTCCAGCACAGATACTTGAGAAAGGCGGTTACACCCAGTTCACACCTCATTATATAACCTGGTACTGTCCTCAGGCGTTCACCTTGAGCAGGCAGTGCAAGTCCCAGTGCATAAATCATGGAAGATACTGTGCTCCTGATCCTGAACAGGATTTCAGCACGGGTTATGAGGGTAAAGATGTTGTTCTTGAAAATCTAAGACAACTCTGTGTTTATAGAGTTGCAAATGGGAGCAAAAGACCTTGGATATGGTGGGATTATGTGACTGATTTCCAAATCAGATGTCCTATGAAGGAGAAAAAATACAACAAAGAATGTGCTGATGGTGTTATCAGAGCCCTTG GGCTTGATGTTAAAAAGGTTGGTAACTGTATGGGAGACCCAAATGCTGATTCTGAGAATTCTGTTTTGAAAGAAGAGCAAGATGCCCAG ATTGGGAAAGGATCAAGGGGTGATGTAACGATATTGCCCACTCTTGTTGTCAACAATCGACAATATCGAG GAAAGTTGGAGAAAGGTGCTGTTCTGAAAGCTATCTGTGCTGGTTTTGAAGAAACCACTGAGCCAGGTGTTTGTTTGAGTGGTG ATGTTGAGACCAATGACTGCTTGGACAATAATGGGGGTTGCTGGCAAGATAAAACAGCCAACATTACAGCTTGCAAG GATACATTTCGCGGGAGGGTTTGTGAATGCCCTTTGGTCGATGGAGTTCAGTTCAAAGGAGATGGTTATAGCCACTGTGAAG TGAGTGGACCAGGGAGGTGCAAGATAAATAATGGAGGCTGTTGGCATAAATCTCGAAATGGACACACCTTCTCTGCTTGTTTG GATATTGATGGTGGTAAATGCCAGTGTCCTGCTGGGTTTAAAGGCGATGGTGTGAGAAGTTGCGAGG ATATTGATGAATGCAAAGAGAAGAAAGCCTGTCAGTGCCCTGAATGTAGCTGCAAAAATACGTGGGGTAGCTATGATTGCACTTGCAGTGGAGATCTTCTTTATATGAGAGACCATGATACCTGCATAA GTAAGAGAGGCACTGAAGTGAGGTCAGCATGGGCTGCTTTCTGGGTCATTTTGATAGGCTTAGGAATGGCTGCTGGTGGAGCATACCTCGTCTACAAATATAGATTGAGG TCTTACATGGATTCTGAAATCAGAGCTATCATGGCACAATACATGCCACTGGACAGTCGAGCAGAAGTACCAAGCCATGTCAATGACAATCATGCCTGA